In Chryseobacterium gotjawalense, the following are encoded in one genomic region:
- a CDS encoding MauE/DoxX family redox-associated membrane protein produces MKTLINKLAIYASYAFILLFTYAAGSKMLDFENFQVQLAQSPLLSAYAGFISYAVIIIEVMIAGVLADPKVRRIGLYASFGLMVAFTVYIYLILNYSDFIPCSCGGILEKMSWDEHLIFNGVCVVLALTTSVFMGKERAHGWSRIAAAALIAVFSAGSMVALFLSSEYIMKKENNFTRRFPHHPILEEQSFDLGVNSFYFAGNHKGDLYLGNPSNPFRIFKLDSLMQKMDTINLNPGSNFRFKNLRYCIVQGNLYGFDGTVPVIYSQSLDSLSMPLVVRSSNQVYFDQLVAVSPSQYLLRVEDYASKRLGIASLSLLEKPQVAINQTLLSNKADGGFEGDGKLLYDTALGDIYYMFYYKNTILKLNASAKIVRKMKTIDPYDKPALKVKKLKDGRSKMNQPSLLINRNMMAYKGLLFNHANLIGKYESKDLWKKNSVIDVYMTSSGGYWGSFYVQHRKKNKMSQMLMTDHYFYIISGNEIVRYRCAQTLTSSFIQRE; encoded by the coding sequence ATGAAAACCTTAATTAACAAATTGGCTATATACGCATCGTACGCTTTTATTTTACTTTTTACGTATGCAGCGGGAAGTAAAATGTTGGATTTTGAAAATTTCCAGGTTCAGTTGGCGCAGTCGCCTCTGCTGAGTGCATATGCAGGATTTATTTCCTATGCGGTCATCATTATCGAAGTGATGATTGCAGGAGTACTCGCTGATCCAAAAGTAAGACGGATAGGATTGTACGCTTCATTTGGATTGATGGTCGCCTTTACAGTTTATATTTATTTAATTCTGAATTATAGTGATTTTATACCATGCTCCTGTGGTGGAATTCTGGAGAAGATGAGTTGGGATGAACATTTGATTTTCAATGGAGTGTGCGTTGTTTTGGCATTAACAACAAGTGTTTTCATGGGGAAAGAACGGGCGCACGGCTGGAGCCGTATCGCTGCAGCAGCACTCATCGCAGTGTTCTCAGCGGGCAGCATGGTCGCCCTGTTTCTTTCTTCTGAGTATATCATGAAAAAGGAGAATAATTTTACGAGGAGATTTCCGCATCATCCCATTTTGGAAGAGCAGTCTTTCGATCTGGGTGTAAACTCGTTTTATTTTGCGGGAAACCATAAGGGTGATCTTTATCTGGGAAATCCAAGCAATCCGTTCAGAATTTTTAAGTTAGATTCTCTTATGCAAAAAATGGATACGATTAATCTTAATCCAGGCTCTAATTTTAGGTTCAAAAATTTAAGGTATTGCATTGTACAAGGGAATCTCTATGGTTTTGACGGAACAGTTCCAGTTATTTACAGCCAGTCACTCGATTCTCTTTCTATGCCACTTGTTGTAAGGAGTAGTAATCAAGTTTACTTTGATCAACTGGTCGCTGTTTCCCCTTCGCAATATCTGTTGCGTGTGGAAGATTATGCTTCGAAGAGATTGGGAATTGCGTCACTGTCACTACTTGAAAAACCACAGGTTGCCATTAATCAGACCCTTCTGAGCAATAAAGCCGACGGTGGATTTGAGGGAGACGGTAAGCTTTTATATGATACTGCCTTAGGCGATATCTATTATATGTTCTACTATAAAAACACGATCCTTAAACTGAATGCAAGCGCGAAAATTGTTCGGAAGATGAAGACCATTGATCCTTATGATAAGCCAGCACTGAAAGTTAAAAAATTAAAAGACGGGCGGTCGAAGATGAATCAACCCTCGCTTTTAATCAATAGAAATATGATGGCTTATAAAGGGTTACTTTTCAATCATGCGAATTTGATAGGAAAGTATGAATCTAAAGATTTATGGAAAAAAAATAGTGTCATCGATGTATATATGACATCGTCTGGAGGCTATTGGGGAAGTTTTTATGTTCAGCATCGTAAAAAGAATAAAATGTCTCAAATGCTTATGACTGATCATTATTTTTACATTATTTCTGGAAATGAAATTGTACGGTACCGTTGTGCGCAGACGCTGACCAGCAGTTTCATTCAGAGGGAGTAG
- a CDS encoding N-acyl amino acid synthase FeeM domain-containing protein: MKSIHYYQLASQCTHSLISFVLFQNYLHHCGGMCSKDLEAETSALCAEEEEYSNSHIFVAVSEDHICGSIRIFKKTASQQLPTEKLFPIQLNALVGEEEPMYHIGRFAIAKGSDDRGFRIFKTLMVLALNVATGEKGGTVFAECDLKLLRTIRLLGIEAEAIGAPIHYLGSETIPIQLPWAGYQSFLNRNRDLLRNELGIFWQ; encoded by the coding sequence ATGAAAAGCATCCATTATTATCAGCTTGCAAGCCAGTGTACTCATTCACTGATTTCGTTTGTCCTCTTTCAAAATTATCTTCATCACTGTGGTGGTATGTGCAGTAAAGATCTTGAGGCTGAAACATCAGCGCTCTGTGCGGAGGAAGAAGAGTACTCTAATTCGCATATTTTTGTTGCGGTATCAGAAGACCACATTTGCGGCAGTATCAGAATCTTCAAGAAAACCGCTTCTCAGCAGCTGCCGACGGAAAAACTTTTTCCTATCCAGCTCAATGCATTAGTTGGTGAAGAAGAGCCGATGTACCATATCGGAAGATTTGCCATTGCCAAAGGGTCGGATGACCGGGGCTTCCGTATCTTCAAAACGCTTATGGTACTGGCTCTTAATGTTGCGACCGGGGAAAAAGGCGGAACTGTTTTCGCGGAATGTGACCTGAAATTATTGCGGACCATCCGGCTTCTGGGAATAGAAGCTGAAGCCATCGGCGCTCCCATTCACTATCTGGGATCAGAGACGATACCGATCCAGTTGCCGTGGGCGGGCTATCAAAGTTTTCTGAACAGAAACAGGGATCTGCTGCGTAATGAATTGGGGATATTTTGGCAATAG
- a CDS encoding DUF6520 family protein: MKNLKALLLPAVMVLAGAGSAYASHVTKDDAKSVQPGYAYHFGEEEECINVGKTCDTTGTIICTADVGMGGEPLYQLNGTSCPDKLFERVQQ, encoded by the coding sequence ATGAAAAATTTAAAGGCGCTCTTATTGCCAGCTGTAATGGTATTGGCAGGAGCAGGAAGCGCATATGCGTCTCATGTTACAAAAGATGATGCAAAATCGGTACAACCAGGTTATGCTTATCATTTTGGCGAAGAGGAAGAATGTATTAACGTTGGTAAAACATGTGATACCACTGGAACTATAATCTGTACAGCAGATGTAGGTATGGGTGGTGAACCTCTTTATCAACTGAACGGAACCAGCTGTCCGGATAAACTATTTGAAAGAGTACAACAATAA